One Mycobacterium sp. SMC-4 DNA window includes the following coding sequences:
- a CDS encoding crotonase/enoyl-CoA hydratase family protein, protein MSSNVAYELADSVATITLDDGKVNVLGPTMQTAVNEALDRAAAEKAKAVVLAGNSRVFSGGFDLSVFQSGDAQAALGMLAGGFELAVRTLTFPVPVVIAATGPAIAMGSFLLLSADHRVGGPKTRCQAIEVAIGMVIPNSALEIMRMRLTPPAFERAAGLAATFVGDAAINAGWLDEIVDTDEVLARAQQVAQEAATTLQAGAHLATKLKARHSALEAIRAGIDGLAEEFALGATTAP, encoded by the coding sequence ATGAGCAGCAACGTCGCCTACGAACTCGCCGACTCGGTGGCCACCATCACGCTCGACGACGGCAAGGTCAACGTGCTCGGCCCGACGATGCAGACCGCGGTCAACGAGGCATTGGACCGGGCGGCGGCCGAGAAAGCCAAAGCTGTGGTACTGGCCGGGAACTCGCGGGTCTTCAGCGGTGGTTTCGATCTGTCGGTCTTCCAGTCCGGCGATGCCCAAGCCGCGCTCGGGATGCTGGCCGGAGGTTTCGAGTTGGCGGTGCGAACGCTGACGTTTCCGGTGCCGGTGGTGATCGCCGCAACCGGTCCGGCGATCGCGATGGGCTCGTTTCTGCTGTTGTCCGCCGACCATCGGGTAGGGGGTCCGAAAACACGCTGCCAGGCCATCGAGGTTGCGATCGGCATGGTCATCCCGAATTCGGCGTTGGAGATCATGCGGATGCGGCTCACCCCGCCGGCGTTCGAGCGGGCGGCCGGACTGGCCGCGACCTTCGTCGGCGACGCCGCGATCAACGCCGGGTGGCTCGACGAGATCGTCGACACCGACGAGGTACTGGCCCGGGCCCAGCAGGTGGCCCAGGAAGCCGCGACCACACTGCAGGCCGGCGCACACCTGGCGACCAAGCTCAAGGCCCGGCACAGCGCGTTGGAGGCGATCCGCGCCGGAATCGACGGATTGGCAGAGGAATTCGCGCTGGGTGCCACCACCGCGCCGTGA
- a CDS encoding phosphotransferase family protein, whose protein sequence is MKTDAPTALAKAGISSTRIASIRAVPGRHRNDVWRIRLRAPTSHVVLKLQSPLTGFQSVAHEAKILDLLGRHTGVPALVAAGTVGLSGPPFLITEALGGTPLARWLSRNQHAAEGQLRSYAVWLHEFSRRTEPRRMLQKMAAEFTGPWAISYSPGAAPPVELDDGGVRPDASCATPSNVHRATLVHGSFDPNNILVADDGSASLDGVVDYEATRLGSPLIDIAGLALHLLMWGRSDLAHTWLNVTAVTWNWRSLAHDAIPYLCAQHERRRNAARGDSDVAVATQSLIDDFVIRVRRDHATR, encoded by the coding sequence ATGAAAACCGACGCTCCGACGGCTCTGGCGAAGGCGGGCATCTCCAGCACCCGTATCGCCAGTATCCGAGCCGTTCCCGGTCGCCATCGCAACGACGTATGGCGAATTCGTCTTCGCGCGCCGACGTCGCACGTTGTGCTCAAATTGCAGAGTCCGCTGACAGGGTTCCAGTCGGTGGCCCACGAGGCCAAAATCCTAGATTTGCTGGGTCGACATACCGGTGTGCCTGCGCTGGTCGCGGCTGGAACCGTAGGTCTATCCGGGCCTCCCTTCCTGATCACCGAGGCGTTGGGCGGGACACCGCTGGCGCGCTGGCTGAGTCGCAACCAGCATGCGGCGGAGGGGCAACTCCGAAGCTACGCCGTTTGGTTGCATGAGTTTTCGCGTCGAACCGAGCCCAGACGGATGCTCCAAAAAATGGCGGCCGAGTTCACAGGGCCCTGGGCCATCTCATACAGCCCGGGTGCCGCGCCGCCCGTCGAACTCGACGACGGAGGCGTTAGGCCCGACGCTTCGTGTGCCACCCCGTCGAACGTCCACCGGGCCACCCTCGTGCATGGCTCGTTCGACCCCAACAACATACTCGTTGCCGACGATGGGTCCGCAAGTCTGGATGGCGTGGTCGATTACGAGGCCACCCGGCTCGGGTCGCCGCTAATCGACATCGCGGGGCTGGCGCTGCACTTGTTGATGTGGGGCCGATCGGACTTGGCGCATACTTGGTTGAATGTTACTGCGGTAACATGGAACTGGCGGTCTCTTGCCCACGACGCCATCCCGTATCTATGTGCGCAGCATGAACGGCGGCGCAACGCCGCCCGTGGCGACTCTGACGTGGCCGTCGCAACACAATCGCTCATCGACGACTTCGTGATTCGTGTCCGGCGCGACCACGCGACCCGATGA
- a CDS encoding VWA domain-containing protein — protein sequence MMATDQVLRKQQLFINPTARLAVCLVLDCSPSMSGRREWGATVQQLNPSPIEELNEGVREFFDAVQHDEIAAYSAEVGIVRFDARAETVVDFSSIIDAEAPTLELMEQGTSIGNAVNLALDMLEQRKAEYREAGIDYYQPWLVLMTDGYPNDDAHVAAAHRTSQLLDARRLTTFCVGIGDGADFSTLRTFATSERPPLRLRQFAFRDFFEWLSRSIHQVSQTTPGEAPQMPSTQSWADPAGPDEPW from the coding sequence ATGATGGCCACTGATCAGGTGCTGCGCAAGCAGCAGTTGTTCATCAATCCGACCGCGCGGTTGGCTGTCTGTCTGGTTCTCGACTGCAGTCCGTCCATGTCGGGCCGTCGCGAGTGGGGGGCGACTGTTCAACAGCTGAATCCTAGCCCCATCGAGGAACTCAACGAGGGCGTACGGGAGTTCTTTGACGCCGTTCAGCACGATGAGATCGCCGCGTACAGCGCCGAAGTCGGCATCGTGCGGTTCGACGCGAGGGCCGAAACAGTGGTCGACTTCTCGTCGATAATCGATGCCGAGGCCCCGACTCTCGAACTGATGGAGCAGGGAACGAGCATCGGCAACGCCGTGAACCTCGCGCTGGATATGCTGGAACAGCGCAAAGCAGAGTACAGAGAGGCCGGCATCGACTACTACCAACCGTGGCTGGTCTTGATGACCGATGGTTATCCGAACGATGATGCTCACGTCGCCGCTGCTCACCGAACGTCCCAACTCCTCGACGCGCGACGATTGACTACCTTCTGCGTGGGCATTGGAGACGGAGCAGACTTCTCGACCCTGCGAACCTTCGCGACCTCGGAACGGCCGCCACTACGCTTGCGGCAGTTCGCATTTCGCGACTTCTTCGAGTGGCTGAGCCGGAGCATCCACCAGGTTTCGCAAACGACGCCAGGTGAGGCTCCGCAGATGCCGTCCACTCAGTCGTGGGCCGATCCCGCAGGCCCGGACGAGCCCTGGTGA
- a CDS encoding zinc-ribbon domain containing protein, with amino-acid sequence MTAVPSTARKDWTDVVSNALVFVDTSFLMHPRARDALYGTDGRLLYSVERLIVPDSVVRELEKNYNDKNNEMKRDAAEMGLKLLYDLRQANYAVRRGSHRDARHADAVILSKIQEFWVRHNMILLTQDRALARDARAIGTSRSVQSRHRIFVLCANDSGGLSHLKSATDVPAKAVPKKRTFRSVSSPVTHPDEMIGDASVAGIGRQLQSKFGMVTLIDEIARGGEGVIFQTDFAGIVAKVFHPNARTVHRIEKIERMLAATSSLPAVTWPVSLATGADNEVQGVFLPHAEGRKLATEVFLPKLLTDRHGEWTRKDLVSLAIQLAEAVRYLHALGVIVGDLNPQNILVTDDARLTIVDTDSFQIEGYTCPVGMVTFTPPELQGKQLAGVLRTESHDAFALASMIFMILMPGKPPYSQQGGGDPAANIKAGQFPYPFGHRGGTNQPAGPWRTMWSNLPYKVKEAFHRVFADKQRLTAAEWAAVLKKYAGMLERGHVTDEIFPMHFKGISEEVADRYGLQPTTGRLVQVSCTHCGSFFSADESTPDLWIFGEDQRALCPTHARAQGSMITCDCGETFLFSFADQASYNRKDLRPPKRCAKCRARRNLQCGICGNEFRALSSEVERFTFAGRTLCDSCADTAGTPFECIDCGDLTVYSYREQAFHDRKGYVAPKRCKACRNSRKANAGDERQ; translated from the coding sequence ATGACTGCGGTACCGTCGACGGCGCGAAAAGACTGGACCGACGTCGTCAGCAATGCACTCGTGTTCGTGGATACCAGCTTCCTGATGCATCCGCGCGCTCGTGACGCGCTGTACGGCACCGACGGCCGGTTGCTGTATTCCGTAGAGCGCCTCATCGTGCCAGACAGCGTGGTACGCGAGCTGGAGAAGAACTACAACGACAAAAACAACGAGATGAAGCGCGACGCCGCGGAAATGGGTCTCAAGCTGCTCTACGATCTGCGTCAAGCCAACTATGCAGTACGCCGAGGGTCGCACCGAGACGCTAGGCACGCCGACGCCGTTATCCTGTCGAAGATCCAGGAATTCTGGGTGCGACACAATATGATCTTGTTAACCCAGGACCGTGCGCTCGCGCGCGACGCACGCGCGATCGGGACGTCGCGGTCGGTGCAGAGCCGGCATCGCATATTCGTGCTCTGCGCCAACGATTCCGGAGGGCTCAGTCATCTGAAGAGCGCGACTGACGTCCCCGCGAAGGCGGTGCCTAAGAAACGGACGTTTCGGTCGGTCAGCTCACCGGTCACCCACCCCGACGAGATGATCGGCGACGCGAGCGTCGCGGGAATAGGCAGACAGCTGCAGTCGAAGTTCGGCATGGTCACCCTGATCGACGAAATAGCTCGCGGCGGGGAAGGAGTCATTTTCCAGACCGACTTCGCGGGCATCGTCGCAAAAGTCTTCCACCCGAACGCGCGCACCGTTCACCGCATAGAGAAAATCGAGCGAATGCTCGCCGCTACGTCGTCGTTGCCCGCCGTGACGTGGCCTGTCAGTTTAGCGACTGGAGCGGACAACGAGGTCCAGGGGGTCTTTCTTCCGCATGCCGAAGGCCGAAAGCTGGCGACAGAGGTGTTTCTTCCGAAGCTGCTCACAGATCGCCACGGCGAGTGGACCCGCAAGGACCTTGTGTCTCTCGCGATCCAGTTAGCGGAGGCTGTGCGATACCTTCATGCCCTTGGCGTGATCGTCGGCGATCTGAATCCACAGAACATCTTGGTTACCGACGATGCGCGCTTGACCATCGTGGACACCGACAGCTTCCAGATCGAGGGATATACCTGTCCGGTCGGCATGGTCACATTCACGCCGCCCGAATTGCAGGGGAAGCAGTTGGCGGGGGTCTTGCGGACCGAGTCTCACGACGCATTCGCACTCGCCAGCATGATTTTCATGATCTTGATGCCTGGCAAACCGCCGTATAGCCAGCAGGGTGGTGGAGATCCGGCCGCGAACATCAAGGCGGGCCAGTTTCCCTACCCGTTCGGGCACCGGGGCGGGACCAATCAGCCCGCCGGCCCGTGGCGCACCATGTGGAGCAACCTGCCCTATAAGGTGAAAGAGGCGTTTCATCGTGTCTTCGCCGACAAGCAGCGACTGACCGCGGCGGAATGGGCGGCTGTGCTGAAGAAATACGCCGGCATGCTCGAGCGCGGACACGTCACCGACGAGATCTTCCCAATGCACTTTAAGGGCATATCAGAAGAGGTGGCCGACCGGTACGGCCTGCAACCCACGACCGGCCGCCTCGTCCAAGTGTCCTGCACCCACTGCGGCAGCTTCTTCAGTGCCGACGAATCGACACCCGACTTGTGGATATTCGGTGAAGATCAACGGGCGCTCTGCCCCACGCACGCCCGCGCGCAAGGGAGCATGATCACATGCGATTGCGGGGAGACATTTCTGTTCAGCTTCGCCGATCAGGCGTCGTACAACCGAAAGGACCTCCGCCCGCCCAAGCGTTGCGCGAAGTGCCGGGCCCGAAGGAATTTGCAGTGCGGCATATGCGGCAACGAGTTTCGGGCGTTGTCGAGCGAAGTCGAACGCTTCACGTTCGCCGGTCGGACGCTGTGCGATAGCTGCGCCGATACCGCGGGCACGCCATTCGAATGCATCGACTGTGGCGACCTCACCGTCTACTCGTACCGGGAACAGGCTTTCCACGACAGAAAGGGCTACGTTGCACCCAAGCGCTGCAAGGCATGTCGGAACAGTCGAAAAGCCAACGCTGGTGACGAAAGGCAATGA
- a CDS encoding magnesium transporter CorA family protein, protein MTHIRGRTWVDGRPCDDFDFFALSDYLAAENTLVWCDIDAPDHETLTNLAHEIGLNEWAVEDTLADSERTKAVVYRTHTFFTVYGVTVRGRPPVADAAETVLDMHRISVFVLPRGLITVQLGSGFDIDEVSRRFDALGGQEYGIGALVHGLLDVVVDQHFDAVQALDDAIESLEDDLFAESLPRQGLQRKTFQLRKDLVRLRRAVLPMREVITVIQHRRMDAASALELDPAYADLYDHVLRVSEWTESLRDMVTTVFETNLSLQDARLNIVMKKLTGWAAIIAVPTAITGFYGQNISYPGINTVGGFAVSTSLIVVIVIVLFTAFKKRDWL, encoded by the coding sequence GTGACCCACATTCGCGGCCGGACCTGGGTCGACGGCAGGCCCTGCGACGACTTCGACTTCTTCGCGCTGTCGGATTATCTGGCCGCGGAGAACACGCTGGTCTGGTGTGACATCGACGCCCCCGACCACGAGACGCTCACCAATCTCGCCCATGAGATCGGCCTCAACGAATGGGCGGTCGAGGACACACTGGCCGACTCCGAACGCACCAAGGCCGTGGTGTATCGGACCCACACCTTCTTCACGGTATATGGGGTCACCGTCAGGGGTCGGCCGCCGGTGGCCGACGCGGCCGAGACTGTGCTGGACATGCACCGCATCTCGGTGTTCGTGCTACCGCGCGGACTGATCACGGTCCAGTTGGGTTCGGGCTTCGACATCGACGAGGTGTCGCGGCGATTCGACGCGCTGGGTGGACAGGAATACGGGATCGGCGCGCTCGTGCACGGCCTGCTCGACGTCGTGGTGGATCAGCACTTCGACGCGGTGCAAGCGCTCGACGACGCCATCGAAAGCCTCGAGGACGACCTGTTCGCCGAGAGCCTGCCGCGTCAAGGGTTGCAACGCAAGACCTTTCAGCTTCGCAAGGACCTGGTGCGGCTGCGCCGGGCGGTGTTGCCGATGCGGGAGGTGATCACCGTGATCCAGCACCGAAGGATGGATGCCGCCTCTGCGCTGGAGCTGGACCCCGCGTACGCCGATCTCTACGACCATGTCTTACGGGTCTCGGAGTGGACGGAGTCGTTGCGCGACATGGTCACCACGGTGTTCGAGACCAACTTGAGCCTGCAGGACGCCCGGCTGAACATCGTGATGAAGAAGCTCACCGGCTGGGCCGCGATCATCGCGGTGCCGACGGCCATCACCGGCTTCTACGGACAGAACATCAGCTATCCGGGTATCAACACCGTCGGCGGGTTCGCGGTCAGCACCTCGCTGATCGTCGTGATCGTGATCGTGCTGTTCACCGCGTTCAAGAAGCGAGATTGGCTGTAG
- a CDS encoding PP2C family serine/threonine-protein phosphatase, with amino-acid sequence MKRFRFRSGHAVAAGRSHLVKGVGCQDWAGHRNVRKRSSLLALADGVGAAKFGGEGARLAVDTALGRADVTDLAELASLVREQICQVAERRGVEPNMFATTLLIARLARSSDGGVDVSTVHIGDGVIVAGGRTTTSVISPPNRGEYANLTYSVTASDWRDHAVFKQCRLAIGEGVLLMSDGPQAVLYDKRTNSAAPACGEILGWATEVKAERFQRSLARSLREVVRPATSDDLSIACAVSLL; translated from the coding sequence GTGAAGCGGTTTCGATTCAGGAGCGGGCATGCCGTCGCAGCCGGCCGGAGCCACCTAGTCAAGGGAGTCGGTTGTCAGGACTGGGCCGGGCATCGCAACGTCCGCAAAAGAAGTTCACTGCTCGCGCTGGCCGACGGGGTCGGCGCGGCTAAATTCGGCGGCGAAGGCGCTCGCCTTGCAGTCGATACGGCGCTGGGGCGTGCCGACGTGACGGACCTCGCGGAACTCGCATCATTAGTGCGCGAACAAATATGTCAGGTGGCCGAGCGTCGGGGAGTCGAGCCGAACATGTTCGCCACCACGCTGCTCATCGCGCGCCTGGCACGGTCTTCGGATGGGGGTGTCGATGTGTCGACCGTCCATATCGGCGACGGCGTCATCGTGGCAGGCGGCCGAACCACGACATCGGTGATTAGCCCGCCCAACCGTGGCGAATACGCGAATCTCACCTACTCAGTCACTGCCTCGGACTGGAGGGATCACGCGGTATTTAAACAATGTCGGTTGGCGATCGGCGAAGGCGTCTTGCTAATGAGCGACGGGCCGCAAGCCGTGCTCTACGACAAGCGAACGAACTCCGCGGCCCCTGCATGCGGCGAGATACTTGGGTGGGCAACCGAAGTGAAGGCTGAGCGCTTTCAACGCAGTCTCGCCCGGAGTCTTCGTGAAGTGGTGAGACCTGCAACGAGCGACGATCTGAGCATCGCGTGCGCCGTATCACTCCTCTGA
- a CDS encoding 4Fe-4S single cluster domain-containing protein yields the protein MVPEMWNRDIGGQLVDPHDLGMQLLADNPDAHLTVSGGEPTEQPDAVAALLRSAHSMDRTTWVYTGRTLEEILADDDEPVLAMLANVDVLVDGRYESSRPTSKPYRGSSNQRILNLTGAIPTQSIDSGVGKVSLTLDNHGGLMVVGVPPPGFLPQLEEGLRNRGITVRPDAAWL from the coding sequence ATGGTCCCAGAGATGTGGAACCGGGACATCGGCGGTCAGTTGGTCGATCCACACGATCTCGGAATGCAACTGCTCGCGGACAATCCGGATGCCCATCTGACGGTGAGCGGCGGAGAACCTACAGAGCAGCCCGATGCCGTCGCGGCGCTGCTCCGATCGGCACACAGCATGGACCGCACGACTTGGGTCTACACTGGCCGCACTTTAGAAGAAATCCTTGCCGACGACGATGAACCGGTGCTGGCCATGCTAGCCAACGTCGACGTGCTGGTGGACGGGCGCTACGAATCGTCGCGTCCTACCTCGAAGCCTTACCGCGGATCGTCTAATCAACGCATTTTGAACCTGACCGGCGCCATTCCGACCCAATCGATCGACAGCGGAGTCGGCAAGGTGTCGTTAACGCTGGACAACCACGGCGGTCTCATGGTGGTGGGCGTCCCGCCGCCAGGTTTCCTTCCGCAACTCGAAGAAGGGCTCCGCAACCGTGGAATTACGGTTCGCCCAGATGCAGCATGGCTCTGA
- a CDS encoding Hsp70 family protein, translating into MTHIGIDIGTSNTVVAIATQNGEPEVRGIKGHALVPSVIAVAEHGGNVVAGRDAVDEWANPDRNSQEIFRRWKLLMGDEKVFCTMRFGGPSSMPVDITPEYLTTRLVEYVLSEVTSGLGGENVDSVLITVPHGWRRDTLYKCQRTREAAGMAQVRGKPIEIQDRTISEPVAAAVYWLWEAQRSNGSPSASSFVGQNILVCDVGGGTFDLSLVRVGATGAAHVVVDAINNDFAGDYVTALIMARAAIQFNEKFNTSLPTDADEILRQLSDMPTAGLRSWFVELQQVQQILSDRIAYAARSGREARQKKTVVLSDSEDSANQLTFSMTPTDFVETLEPFYARGRELVRSFLRSHSSSPPYAVVFAGGGSRIAGIAEHIVGPALRAIYAVNVDDILNRIQINDHKIDQAIALGAALVASGTVRVEERVLCDIGLEVSLGADAAKRLKGEPGELVLMTPILAQGNQLPATFDSEDYRFFVGVPAGETVDLKIVIDDNLADPYILSWEEAIPPSAVGHHQCSVVVRADADGMLHVKLRYVDGYETNVQGKLARQRTGRSKKIVISGDEPTAGITAYRLRITPEQFAEALRQQRTGGRD; encoded by the coding sequence TTGACGCACATTGGAATCGACATCGGCACCTCGAACACCGTAGTGGCCATAGCGACACAGAATGGCGAACCCGAAGTGCGCGGCATCAAAGGCCACGCACTCGTACCTTCTGTCATCGCCGTAGCCGAGCATGGCGGAAATGTGGTTGCTGGTCGCGACGCGGTCGACGAATGGGCTAATCCGGACCGCAACTCGCAGGAAATCTTCCGCCGCTGGAAGCTGTTGATGGGTGACGAGAAAGTCTTCTGCACCATGCGTTTCGGTGGCCCGTCCAGCATGCCGGTCGACATCACGCCGGAGTACCTTACCACACGACTTGTCGAGTATGTTCTCAGCGAAGTTACAAGCGGCCTGGGCGGCGAGAATGTCGATTCGGTTTTGATTACTGTGCCGCACGGATGGCGGCGGGACACTCTCTACAAATGTCAGCGGACACGTGAAGCCGCTGGGATGGCGCAGGTCCGTGGCAAGCCGATCGAGATCCAGGATAGGACGATCAGTGAGCCGGTAGCGGCAGCGGTGTACTGGCTCTGGGAAGCGCAGCGCTCCAACGGATCACCGTCCGCATCGAGCTTCGTCGGGCAGAACATTCTGGTATGTGATGTCGGCGGCGGAACGTTCGACCTGAGTCTAGTGCGCGTTGGTGCCACAGGCGCTGCCCATGTCGTCGTGGACGCGATCAACAACGACTTTGCCGGGGACTACGTGACTGCGTTGATTATGGCGCGGGCTGCCATTCAGTTCAACGAGAAGTTCAACACTTCGTTGCCCACCGACGCCGATGAGATTCTCCGTCAGCTCAGTGACATGCCCACGGCGGGATTGCGGTCTTGGTTCGTCGAGCTACAGCAGGTGCAGCAGATTCTTTCGGATCGCATCGCCTACGCCGCGCGCAGTGGTCGGGAAGCCCGCCAGAAGAAGACTGTGGTGCTGTCGGATTCCGAAGACTCCGCCAATCAGCTGACGTTCTCGATGACACCGACAGATTTCGTCGAGACGCTTGAACCGTTTTACGCCCGCGGACGCGAGCTCGTCCGATCCTTTCTTCGGAGTCACAGCAGTTCACCGCCCTACGCCGTCGTGTTCGCCGGTGGTGGTAGCCGGATCGCCGGTATCGCCGAACACATCGTCGGCCCGGCGCTGAGAGCCATATATGCCGTCAACGTCGACGACATTCTTAATCGCATACAGATCAATGACCACAAGATCGACCAGGCGATCGCGCTCGGCGCAGCATTAGTCGCAAGCGGCACGGTCCGAGTCGAAGAGCGGGTGTTGTGCGACATCGGCTTGGAGGTATCGCTTGGTGCCGATGCGGCCAAACGACTAAAAGGGGAGCCAGGCGAACTTGTGCTGATGACCCCGATTCTGGCTCAGGGCAACCAACTCCCGGCCACGTTCGACTCGGAAGACTATAGGTTCTTCGTCGGTGTGCCGGCCGGGGAGACGGTCGATCTTAAGATCGTGATTGATGACAATCTCGCCGATCCGTACATCCTCAGCTGGGAGGAGGCGATTCCGCCATCTGCCGTTGGCCACCACCAATGCAGCGTGGTTGTTCGCGCTGATGCCGACGGCATGCTCCATGTCAAGCTGAGATATGTCGATGGTTACGAGACGAATGTGCAGGGCAAGCTTGCCCGGCAGCGGACAGGTCGATCGAAGAAGATCGTAATCAGCGGCGACGAGCCGACGGCAGGTATCACGGCCTACAGATTGCGAATCACTCCGGAACAGTTCGCGGAGGCATTGAGACAGCAACGTACGGGTGGACGAGACTGA
- a CDS encoding MvdC/MvdD family ATP grasp protein, whose product MPLVLVVSNTKDGHVERVTDLLLAAGHQFARFDTDRVGSGCSVSFTDDGIDARARLIVDDHCIEASELQSVWWRRPEAIKLHDDFETDVARFVEHEWTAAVHGVLRTIEGRWVSHPESIKLANHKLLQLKAAHAVGFATPATCVSADPAVVRAFCESHDYQVVAKLVNAGPPRVDPPAHQYMVYTTPVTREDLLSDTALAAAPAIYQAYVEKDHELRVTVVGDEVYACAIESQSTAGTAIDWRHYDLEHTPHRAVELDPSVRRACLELTRHFNLKFSAIDLVVSPTNDVVFLEINPNGQWGWIEDMTDLPIARALADLLTLD is encoded by the coding sequence GTGCCGCTGGTCTTAGTAGTCAGCAACACCAAAGACGGCCACGTCGAACGGGTAACAGATCTGCTGCTCGCGGCGGGTCATCAGTTCGCGCGCTTCGACACCGATCGCGTGGGAAGCGGATGCAGCGTTTCGTTCACAGATGACGGTATCGATGCGCGTGCGCGCCTGATCGTCGATGACCACTGCATCGAGGCGTCTGAGCTTCAATCCGTCTGGTGGCGTCGACCCGAGGCCATCAAGCTTCACGACGACTTCGAGACCGATGTGGCTAGATTCGTCGAGCACGAGTGGACAGCTGCTGTTCATGGCGTGCTACGTACGATCGAGGGACGCTGGGTCAGCCACCCCGAATCTATAAAGCTCGCCAATCACAAGCTTTTGCAGCTCAAGGCAGCACACGCTGTCGGCTTTGCGACGCCGGCGACATGCGTGTCGGCGGACCCTGCCGTGGTGCGGGCATTCTGCGAAAGCCACGACTACCAGGTGGTAGCCAAACTCGTCAACGCGGGTCCCCCTCGAGTTGACCCGCCTGCCCACCAATACATGGTGTACACGACGCCGGTCACACGCGAGGATCTCTTGAGCGACACCGCGCTGGCGGCGGCCCCCGCGATTTATCAGGCGTACGTCGAAAAGGATCACGAGCTTCGGGTCACTGTCGTTGGCGACGAGGTATACGCGTGTGCCATCGAATCGCAATCAACGGCCGGCACCGCCATAGACTGGCGGCATTACGACCTGGAACACACTCCTCATCGCGCCGTTGAACTAGACCCCTCGGTGCGGCGGGCATGCCTCGAACTGACCCGGCACTTTAACCTCAAGTTCAGTGCGATAGACCTCGTCGTGAGTCCTACGAACGACGTCGTCTTCCTCGAAATCAACCCGAACGGTCAGTGGGGCTGGATTGAGGACATGACGGACCTGCCCATCGCGCGAGCCCTCGCCGACCTCCTGACCCTCGACTGA
- a CDS encoding NAD(P)/FAD-dependent oxidoreductase, producing MVAFAVGGGPAGVSAAETFRSRHRHIAVRILSDDPALPYAKPPLSKQYLCGQPTDLDLHSAGWFARNDIDLTLGVRVEHIDVAAAQVITTGGVRYPYWHLVLASGSTAVPLAAPGGRSALPLRSLADAVALKMAARHAHAAVVVGAGLIGCEAASGLAALGVDTTVVAPEVVPLYRRFGIDVGERVAKMLSDVGVRFVGSARVAGVTDCAVTLEGGEVFAGDLVVAATGARPDTRLAAEAGLAIRDGRVVVDEHMRTSAPNVYAAGDITLAHNVTAGRRVIAEHWRDAALQGRIAGLTAAGYPSSWDTMPGFSCSVGKFTLTYRGWGGRHDTCLVTERGNGFTATYSAQGRLLGTLEATANLAS from the coding sequence ATAGTTGCTTTCGCCGTCGGCGGCGGGCCGGCGGGAGTCAGCGCGGCCGAGACCTTCCGCAGTAGGCATCGCCACATCGCCGTGCGCATTCTGTCCGACGATCCGGCGCTGCCCTATGCCAAACCGCCGTTGAGCAAGCAGTACCTGTGCGGACAGCCCACTGACCTGGACCTGCACAGTGCCGGGTGGTTCGCTCGCAACGACATCGACCTCACCCTCGGGGTGCGGGTGGAACACATCGACGTCGCGGCTGCGCAGGTGATCACCACCGGCGGCGTGCGCTACCCGTACTGGCATCTGGTGCTGGCATCGGGCTCGACCGCGGTGCCGCTGGCCGCACCGGGTGGCCGGTCCGCGCTGCCCCTGCGGTCCTTGGCCGATGCGGTGGCGCTGAAGATGGCCGCCCGGCATGCCCACGCGGCGGTCGTCGTCGGCGCCGGGCTGATCGGCTGCGAGGCCGCCTCAGGTCTGGCCGCCCTCGGCGTGGACACCACCGTGGTTGCCCCGGAGGTGGTGCCGCTGTACCGCCGATTCGGCATCGACGTCGGCGAACGGGTCGCCAAGATGCTCTCCGATGTCGGCGTGCGTTTTGTCGGGTCGGCCCGGGTGGCCGGCGTCACTGACTGCGCGGTGACGCTGGAGGGCGGAGAGGTATTCGCCGGCGACCTCGTCGTCGCCGCCACCGGGGCCCGGCCCGACACCCGGCTGGCCGCCGAGGCCGGACTGGCCATCCGCGACGGCCGCGTCGTCGTCGACGAACACATGCGCACGTCGGCCCCCAACGTCTACGCCGCCGGTGACATCACGCTGGCCCACAACGTGACCGCCGGGCGACGGGTCATCGCCGAACACTGGCGTGACGCCGCGCTGCAGGGCCGCATTGCCGGCCTGACGGCGGCGGGTTATCCGTCGAGTTGGGACACGATGCCCGGATTCTCCTGCAGTGTAGGGAAATTCACGCTGACCTACCGAGGTTGGGGAGGCCGCCACGATACCTGTCTGGTGACCGAACGGGGCAACGGTTTCACCGCGACCTACTCCGCACAGGGCAGGCTGCTCGGAACACTGGAGGCTACAGCCAATCTCGCTTCTTGA